A single region of the Vicia villosa cultivar HV-30 ecotype Madison, WI linkage group LG4, Vvil1.0, whole genome shotgun sequence genome encodes:
- the LOC131595134 gene encoding choline-phosphate cytidylyltransferase 2-like: MNNHQDCEVGRNQKPVRVYTDGIYDLFHFGHARSLEQAKKLFPNTYLLVGCYNDEMDESKIIMTEHERYESLRHCKWVDEVIPDAPWVINQEFIDKCWKLK, encoded by the exons ATGAACAATCATCAGGACTGTGAAGTTGGCAGAAATCAGAAACCTGTTCGAGTTTACACCGACGGAATTTACGATCTCTTTCACTTCGGTCATGCCCGTTCTCTTGAACAAGCCAAGAAATT GTTTCCAAACACATATCTCCTTGTTGGATGCTACAATGATGAGATGGACGAGAGTAAAATCATTATGACCGAGCACGAACGCTATGAGTCTCTTCGCCACTGCAA GTGGGTTGATGAAGTTATTCCAGACGCGCCATGGGTAATCAACCAGGAGTTCATTGACAAGTGttggaaattaaaataa
- the LOC131597806 gene encoding uncharacterized protein LOC131597806, translating into MEYCYTNVVNIDISSEVIDAMQKKYRNFPQLKYLKMDVRDTSAFESETFGSIIDKGTLDSLLCGNNSRKNAIKMLEEIWRVLKDKGVYVLVTYGAPLYRLRLLRKSCSWTIKLPVISLFKLLTGLLLLVDPRNCNVKSKV; encoded by the exons ATGGAATACTGTTACACAAATGTTGTCAACATTGATATATCTTCCGAGGTCATTGATGCTATGCAGAAGAAATACCGAAATTTTCCTCAATTGAAGT ATTTGAAAATGGATGTAAGAGACACGAGTGCTTTTGAATCAGAGACTTTTGGTTCTATTATCGACAAAG ggACTCTTGATTCTCTCTTG TGTGGAAACAATTCAAGAAAAAACGCTATTAAGATGCTCGAAGAAATTTGGAG GGTTCTCAAGGATAAAGGAGTCTATGTTCTG GTGACGTATGGAGCTCCACTATATCGTCTACGTTTGCTACGCAAATCATGCTCTTGGACAATTAAACTCCCTGTGATAAGTTTGTTTAAATTGCTAACTGGTCTTTTATTGTTAGTTGATCCTAGAAATTGTAATGTCAAATCTAAAGTTTAA
- the LOC131599622 gene encoding protein TRIGALACTOSYLDIACYLGLYCEROL 4, chloroplastic-like produces MRKLRWVMDGGAFWDLDISTPKTLDGSASPVPGDPLPLGLSRGARLSRPRQLQFMQLFMKAPLLPSFSQPQGFTLQRVLSLPFSDNWFVFLLGQFNFQKFISSVQNSQEKPERVSSWLKTFGTHLKKKSLYALGLCSELQLTPDDTLLFGLDSYNYTDKPRGKAVFHHKFPHHDLTVEAVYPGLFVDKIGNYWDVPFSMAIDLASLTTSDSSAGYHLSAHYTSGSPKQFESIQNQNDRVPRTLLPGLAFKSVFSCRKNIDIWRSETPKLKWVQPYDIFLSDSHVSASGMIGAAATTYFGENSARAQTDDDGEHSAGLFLQASGIKSSFLADLFGSVSFTAQHGNFQRLFLDLSRFQARLDFPSGSKFLSGATSLTQDLLNSQKPNMEALQAIFPNATLSLQQQVVGPISFRVDSGIAVDLKNLEFPLQAHEPVFAVEYALQVLGSAKAVAWYCPKRQEFMVELRFYET; encoded by the exons ATGAGGAAACTAAGATGGGTAATGGACGGAGGAGCGTTTTGGGATTTAGACATTTCAACTCCCAAAACACTCGATGGCTCAGCTTCTCCCGTCCCCGGCGACCCTCTCCCTTTGGGTTTATCACGAGGTGCAAGACTTTCCAGACCCAGACAGCTTCAATTCATGCAGCTTTTCATGAAAGCCCCTTTGCTTCCATCCTTTTCGCAACCTCAAGGTTTCACTCTCCAACGTGTTCTCTCACTCCCCTTTTCCGATAACTG GTTTGTATTTTTACTGGGTCAGTTCAATTTCCAGAAATTCATTTCCTCTGTCCAGAACAGCCAGGAAAAACCAGAGCGGGTTTCCTCTTGGTTGAAAACCTTTGGGACTCACCTAAAGAAGAAGTCTTTGTATGCATTGGGATTATGTTCAGAGCTCCAGTTAACACCGGATGATACTTTACTTTTCGGCTTAGATTCATATAACTATACCGATAAACCTCGTGGCAAAGCTGTCTTTCATCATAAG TTTCCACATCACGATCTAACAGTGGAAGCAGTTTATCCCGGTCTTTTTGTTGATAAGATTGGTAATTACTGGGATGTACCGTTTTCAATGGCTATTGATCTTGCTTCTTTGACTACCAGTGACTCTTCTGCGGGTTATCATTTGTCTGCGCACTACACTTCCGGGTCACCCAAGCAGTTTGAGAGcattcaaaatcaaaatgataGAGTACCGCGGACTCTACTTCCGGGTTTGGCCTTCAAAAGCGTCTTTTCTTGTAGGAAAAACATTGATATCTGGAGAAGTGAAACTCCTAAGTTGAAATGGGTTCAACCATATGACATCTTTCTTTCCGATTCTCACGTGTCTGCATCAGGGATGATTG GTGCTGCTGCAACAACATATTTTGGGGAGAATTCTGCAAGAGCGCAAACAGATGATGATGGAGAGCATTCTGCAGGATTGTTTCTTCAGGCTTCTGGAATAAAGTCTTCTTTTCTCGCAGATTTATTCGGATCCGTTTCATTTACAGCCCAACATGGAAACTTCCAAAGGCTTTTTCTAGATCTTTCTCGATTTCAGGCCCGGCTGGATTTTCCTTCGGGCTCCAAATTCCTTTCGGGTGCAACAAGTCTTACACAAGATCTTCTCAATTCTCAAAAGCCCAACATGGAAGCTCTTCAGGCAATTTTCCCCAATGCTACCTTATCTCTTCAGCAGCAGGTTGTTGGTCCCATTAGTTTCAGAGTGGATTCAGGAATCGCCGTTGACCTGAAGAACCTCGAGTTTCCTTTACAAGCACATGAACCTGTATTTGCTGTTGAGTATGCATTGCAGGTACTTGGTTCAGCAAAAGCAGTTGCTTGGTATTGTCCTAAGCGGCAAGAGTTTATGGTAGAACTTCGATTCTACGAGACATAA